A portion of the Lolium rigidum isolate FL_2022 chromosome 1, APGP_CSIRO_Lrig_0.1, whole genome shotgun sequence genome contains these proteins:
- the LOC124682750 gene encoding uncharacterized protein LOC124682750: MQNAITLALLLLFTLLITKQRCVDGQAFCRSQISLANEACSLRNFPGVRPPVPRQQLNESSTSATATTNSGKEYQLRSRDDDDEEGEEDEGRHHRRQRHRHSAENGERDPYDTACCRRLMAIDNACVCQAVARLPVFVTSVWHVIRLTPVDGCDISFECPGSLSTLG, from the coding sequence ATGCAGAACGCtataaccctagctttgctcctactTTTCACTCTCCTGATCACGAAGCAGCGTTGTGTGGATGGGCAGGCCTTCTGCCGGTCCCAGATCAGCTTGGCAAACGAGGCGTGCAGCCTGAGGAACTTCCCTGGGGTGAGGCCTCCCGTCCCCCGGCAGCAACTCAATGAGTCCTCGACGTCAGCGACAGCAACGACGAACAGCGGCAAGGAGTACCAGCTTCGGTCcagggatgacgacgacgaggaaggggAAGAAGACGAGGGGCGGCATCACCGTCGGCAGCGGCACCGCCACAGCGCAGAGAACGGCGAAAGGGACCCGTATGACACGGCCTGCTGCCGCCGGCTGATGGCTATCGACAACGCGTGCGTCTGCCAGGCCGTGGCGCGCCTCCCGGTGTTCGTGACCTCGGTTTGGCACGTTATCAGGCTCACGCCGGTGGACGGCTGCGACATCTCCTTCGAGTGCCCAGGCTCATTGTCGACGCTGGGGTGA